TTCAGGGCCAAAAGCGTGTGACGTTTTATCGCCTTTTTCAAATCAAGAACCGTCGTGTTGTGAGGCGGCACCTTGTTTCAAATTATAAAGAACGGTACAAACTATTATAGCACAAAATTGCTTTGTAGAAACATGTATAATCTAGTAATATTTACCACAACAGAAAGCATCGGCAATTCTCCACGGTTCAAGTAAAGCGTAATCGCTTGACCTTGAGCAACTGCCGACTGTGACTTGATTTCCTCAACTGTAGCATCGGCTGGAATTCCCGAAAATAGAGGATCGCTCTCAATTATCTTGTTTATCGCATCTTTGGTCAGTTTGACAAGCTCGTCGTGAGCAAACTCTACAGCACCTGGTGTAGATTTATCCTTTGTCACAGAGTCATCGACCTCCGATGTTACAACGTTGCTCATTGCTGGAtctgaatgaaattcaatcgtAAACCCATCAGTTGGGCACATGTATACAAGTATGCATTAGCATTCCTAATTTCAGTTCAAACGCATGTACTTCACTTTGCCATCGCAGGGAATGAAAGTTGATTTCAAACATTCCGTACAATCGCAATGCGTGTACATATAAGGGTCGAATAGTTTCTAATGATATAATGGATCAATTTCGCTGCCGACCTATACTCAAGTGGTATATTACGTACATACAAGTCTCTACGACGCAGCTTGATCCGCGAGTTGAGagtaatgtaagaaaaaaaagggagagagagatagagagggagagatttaaaaataagcAGGATCATGGATCCGCTTTTAGTAACGTCCTTCATCTCGAGCCGATAAATCCTCCGGCAACAAAGCCCGGTGGAGACAAAGACAAAGTAAGCGAAAGGTATGCCATCCGCGAAACTATTGCAAATTAGAGCCGTTCCCCGTACCGAGCACGCGGCGTCTATGTTATATTCACGTATGCGCACGGACGTGTGTGAAGATGTATTCACTGTATTATACAGTTGTACGGACTCGACGTACGAATAATCGCGATAATACGTACATGCGGAGAAGCGTGATTAGATATATATaggtgtacatatatatatatatatataggtatatatactACCGACTCTACAGTGTGTGGCAGGGGACCCGCAGTCCATACACTTCTCTGACACATAGCCCGTAAAGATGAATAACATTCGCGGGAATTTATAATAGAGCTGGGTTTATTCTTGGCAGAGATTTAATAGACGGCCTGTGTgtatgtgcgtgtgtgtgctGGTTGAAGAGCGAGGAGATAGACGTGCAAGAAGCGGCGACGAGCGGCGTTAAAGTAAAGAGTTTTCGATCGGATACTTTATATCCCgcgcgtcgtcgtcgtttgtgggtgattattttacttatatatatacatatggatgtatataagtatataagtatatatgtacgtagtAGGTTGGTATAAATACGTTTGTCTCTCGTCGCGTAGCGTCGCGTCGTTGGTACGAAATGAATCATTTCGAGGAGTAAAGTATCGcggatgaataataaattctttacCATTCGCGGTTGATCtaaactctctctctctcttgagTCGGAGAccgagacgacgacgacaacaaGTGTCGGGGACGACGCTTTGAGAATTCCCCTCGTTCCCGGCCGCAGGTTTTCGTCCCTGAACCCAGATGGCCGAGAGCCGGCGAAGTCGCGCGCGGTCGTTTACACTCGTGAGTCGAGAGAGGGCGGAGAGGAGAGGGACTCTGCCTGTTGGTTTCGCCTGCTTCGCCTCCGGGGAGGGACTTCGGTAATAAAGCGCGCGTGTTTGACAAGTAGCGGCGCCGCGGCTGCTGTGCGGCTTGGATTATCGTTCGCAGTTCGGTATTACTATCGTGTGTAAGCGTATTTTCTCGTCAATTCACCGGGATGCCGGTATTATCGGAGCTGCTCGTACGTACCGCGTACGATGCATGGATGTACGGTTAGATAGGCACGTATTGTACgtcgtacgtacgtacgtacgaaacatacgtatgtatgtacatacattgtaCATACGCATGAGAACGAGAACGAGAACGAGACTCGCGTCTCGCGCGCATTTCTTAGACGAGGGGCCGAACTTTGCCGAACTGGGGTAACGAAGTTTCCCGAACCCCTCGGTAGCGCTACAAGTTCCGTGTGTGTTTCTCTCGTGTTTCTATTACGCGAGTTTCTGGTGTGTTGGTAACGTGAgtctctttctcactctcactccttctctctctctctctctctctctctctctctccgacTCCGACTCTGGATGATTATTGTTGTGGTGGTGTAGAGtaagctgctgctgctgctgctgctgctgctactactactgctggtggtggtggtggtggtgggcCTCGGTAAAATTGGCGTTAAAATGGAAACAGAATTTCGCTACGAGGTCGAGGTCCCGCGAGCCGAAGACAAGTGAACATGGGAAGGTCCAAGTTTCCCGGTAAACCGCCGAAAACGGTCACCAGGAAACGAATCAAGGTTCTTGGGAGACCCGAGACTACCCAAACCGACCCCGTAACCGTCGTCGCCGCCGAGAACATTTACTACGGACTGTCCCTGTTCAACGAAACCTTCGGTGACAACGAAAAGGTAATTTCTGCTTCTGTCGAACCGATGATTACGCGTCATACGCTGTCGTCGCCACCCCTCCCTTCCCCCCATGCCCCCCATAGCCTGACCCCTCAATCCCCCCCGCACGGACGTGATTTTAGACGCTTCGCGATCCTCGTCTCTGTCTTTTCACACTACACTCCGCTGATGCTCGCCTCTcttcgtttcaattattcgcctACCTTCGTTctcttacctttttttttgtatttgtttttttttcttcgctatACTCCTGACGGCTCTCacttttttccgattttcgaCGATCTTTTTGATGCGTGGATAATAGCCGCTATTCCGTATCCCCGATCCACTACGCCGATATTATACACCGAAAATGAACAACTGAACCATGAGAAGGTTAATTCATgccacatgagcggcaaatgTTTTTTATGCACGTTGAGAAATTTATATCTATTTTCAAATGCTGATGACTTGATCCAATTCCTCAACGTCTTGCCAGTCGGATATCTTTCGTCGTCGATCCTAACCTCAATCCTCTGTATTTAATCGCGCGCAAAGAACGCGCGACGTTTCTCTGTTGATTGTGTTATCATTGAGCATCGCCTGAACCGTTTCTGTATGCGTGCGCAAAACTTTTCATTCACAATATCGTCAAGTTAACCGAACACGCGACTTTGATCGATAAGTGTAGATGAAAGGGTAGTTTTAAGCGAAAAGGTCTTGACTGActggtattttattttcaggaACACCCACCATTTCATGGGTTTAGCAGCAAAGAAGCCAAGCTATCTGTGTGCTATGTTAAAACGCAACAGCGGGACACAGAAGTGCCTGAACAGCCTCTGAAAAAATCTCCCTCCAAGTGTAGAAAAAACATTAAAGACATTAAAAATCCTCCATTGGATGAAGAAAACGTGAGGGATGCTTCTTTGTATAAAAGTGGTTCTAACCGAATTCGGATTTCCCGAGACAGTTTGGGTAAAACAGAGTCGGATGAGGCTAGGAGAGTTTGCAGGATGAAGAATCGTAGAAGTAAAATAGCTGGTACCGAGTCTCTGAACTTGAGCAAAGCTCCAGTGCTGAAGCCTGTAAACAACATTCTGGAAAGACACCAACGAACCAGGCAACTTAGAAACAGTACAGCCAAAAGATTACTGCAAAGGGCCAAGTCTAGCGGTTCGGTTAATACTCGAAACGGCACAGGTTCGACCGGAGATAAGATTGGTACTGTGCGCAAGTTTGTTTTGCCTGTGCGAAGTGTGCATTCCTCAAGAGTAATAAAACCAAATAAAAGGTTTATAGAAGAATTGGAAGAAACTTGCATCCCGGAGAGCAGTGAGAGtctcaatgaaaaatatcataaaaaagCTAAAGTGTTACCGGATAGAACCGGGGGTGAGGAGGTTGTTGATAAAGATATGAGGAAGCCTAAGAAAACTGTTCAAAATGTCACGGCTaactcaaatatttcaaatcacACCGTTACAACGGCTGATAACGAGTTGAAGAAACCTCAGGTTTCTACatgcaaaaacaaatcttcCGTCAAATCTTCCCATGTCTCACCTAGCACTGCTCAGGATCCCATACCGCAATTATCTAAATCAAATACCTGTACAAGTAGCAAGCAAACTCTCATTCCTGCTAAAGTTCCTCCCGATTCCAGTACGACTAATTCAGAGTCTTCCAGAGTTCAGACTCGTTCTGGAACGCTCAGTGCAGCAGTGAATTCTCCAAGCCCAAAGGTAGCCTCTGAGCCTGTTCATAATTCAACAGATAATATGCCTGCTTTGGAAGACGTACCATCGTTAAAAGAGAGCATCGATAATATCAGTGATAAAAGCGTCTCGACATCAAACTCGCAAAGCTTGGACACAGAGAGCAACCTTTCGGAAAGTGGCAGTGAACACAGCGATCACAGTGAGGATGAACAATCGGAATGGTCAGGAATGAAGTTGAATGGCGGAAAAGTGATCCTGCGTAAGGCAAGGCTGAAGTTGGATAACAGAACGTCAGGGGGTGCTGAGGGACCGTTTTCCAACTCGAATGCCCACAGCAATTCAAGTGGAAGTTCTAATCCTGGTGAGAAACTAGTTGGAAAAAAGCATAACAGATTCTCCTTTCTAAGATTCAaactaaaattttcttctctcttgaCATTTCAGGCTTGGCTGCGACTGTCAAATGTGGGGTATGCGGTGCAGTACGTTTTTATCGATTTGTTAAACAGGCCCGTAAGTTTGGCATTCATAGTTGTGAGTCGTGTCGCAAATTTATTAGCAAGATGATTAAACGTCAGGCTTGCACAAAGTCTACCAACAACGCTCTTCCGGTACTTCAATGCCACAAGGGTGACGGACTCTGTCTGGTACCACCAGTCGTCAGAAGTCAGCAATGGAATCTTATGAGATGTGTATACAAAGCTAGGTGTCCGGCATGCTGGCTAAAGATGTGTCTAAAGTGTTACAATATACCTGCGGCTCTAAGGGCTGGATTGAACCTATTACTTCCACCTTTGATGAGGGATCCTTTGGCTGTCCCAGTATCCGTCCCGATGTCGGTATGTCAGGAGGAAAGCGAAGGACAAATGCAAAGATTGACGGGATGCAAATTGGGTTGGCCAGCCGAAGACAGCAGGGATAGAAGCTTGTTCAGATCAGCAACCAATTGGAACGGACTTGATATGCTGGGACAGAAAACGAGTCATCAAAATGCCGTTCCAGGAGCGCTaggcaaattgaaaaaatgtatgattgcaaaaatcaattaccacttatttatttttcattagaaAATTCTTGGAAATTTGTTCTCGGTTGTATTATTCTTGCATTTAAACATTGCTTATGATGAATTTAATGAATATCGAATTCCGTATTTACAGTTGACTATCCCATATCAGTATCACCAAgcaagaagagaagaaaagataaCAGGATAAAGGTtcgaaagaaagtaaaaaatccaTCATTAGATCCATCGACAACAGATCAATTTTCTCAGCCCGTTAGACAGAGGCTGGAGTTGAAAGGACCTCGAGTTAAACACGTCTGCCGGAGTGCTAGTGTAGCGCTCGGCCAACCAATAGCGACATTTCCGTCCAGCGAGGGTAAAGAGGACATTGTTGAATCTGGAAAGAACATTCCAAGACTACCTAAAGATGAGGAGAAAACAGAGGAAATCAAAAAGGTCGAGGAAGTATCCAAAGAgaaggaaataataaaagcCTATCAAGAGGAAACTAACAATCAAGTACAACAACCGTCTCAAAAAAGGGTGAAGGTACAAGGGCAACAGAATCCTTCAACGCTAAACCTTCCAGTCGTAAGttcaataatagtaataaactTGCTTACTATAATTGTTACTTTTagacattgaaaaataatttcatcacAAACAGATACGTTCTCTGCCTAAGCCTGTCGTTGATGAGGTACACACAGTTTCTATAGACTTTTGGGAACAGTACGATCCAGCTGAGGTTGGAGCCAAAGGTTTTGCACTAATCGGTTCCGAAGCCTTCCACATTCCTGCTATATGCTATCTTTGTGGCAGCGCTGGTAAAGAACCTGTAAGTGGAAACATGTTTGAACATTGTAATCTATTCAAAGAATCCATAATCTGAGTTAACATCTGAATTAACATTATTCACAATTCTTACAGCTGATTCATTGTCAGTGCTGCTGCGAGCCGTATCATGCTTTCTGTCTGGAGCCAAGCGAGTGGAATGCATGTGCTCAACCAAATTGGTGCTGTCCTCGCTGTACGATTTGTCAAACATGCCACCTGAGATCCGGTCCGAAATTGTCTTGCATTCGATGTCGCCAGTCCTTCCATCACTCCTGCCTATCAAAATCTGGGATTAGCACGAGACTGTATAGTCCTGACAGACCCTACGTGTGCCATAGTTGCATAAAATGTAAAAGCTGTGGAAGTGAAGGTGTCAGTGTTCACGTTGGCAATCTACCTCTGTGTTCTATGTGCTTCAAGCTCAGACAGCGTGGAAATTATTGCCCTCTGTGTCAAAGATGTTACGACGAAAATGACTTTGACACAAAGGTAATGGGCAgcatgatattttcaaatgattttctaTTATTCTCAACTGTTAATGTTCgta
This region of Neodiprion fabricii isolate iyNeoFabr1 chromosome 7, iyNeoFabr1.1, whole genome shotgun sequence genomic DNA includes:
- the LOC124187015 gene encoding U11/U12 small nuclear ribonucleoprotein 25 kDa protein-like; the protein is MVKNLLFIRDTLLLEMIHFVPTTRRYATRDKHPAMSNVVTSEVDDSVTKDKSTPGAVEFAHDELVKLTKDAINKIIESDPLFSGIPADATVEEIKSQSAVAQGQAITLYLNRGELPMLSVVVPPHNTTVLDLKKAIKRHTLLALKREKVTKKISWKHVWKKYNVCFGSTQLVNDNENIKNYGLTNKAELHYVKKRREK